From the genome of Naumannella halotolerans, one region includes:
- a CDS encoding ATP-dependent DNA helicase: MPEHHDQPAGAQLRSIGRSRARISDPEEIGRLLGIPFSDEQLAAICAPLEPGVIIAGAGSGKTTVMAARVVWLVGTGQVRPEQVLGLTFTRKAAAELSARVRSALSAAGVVDVDGVDEAGEQVIMTYDAFAQRLIAEHGLRIGQESEPVMITGATRFRLASRVVSAAAGPFESISRLRPQSVTERVLRLDGEMQSHLLTLSELDRHARDYELAFAEAPQYRNKPYADVARAQAALAERLELASLVGDYQELKRRRGVVEFADQMAIAARLAREVPAVSAIVRDTYKVVLLDEYQDTSAAQALLLQGLFSGTDTSSGKGHAVTAVGDPFQAIYGWRGAAASNIIGFADDFPTATGRPARRFDLTMNRRSGHRILAVANTLATPLRNDPHVQTDLSATALRAPAETAAGEVVAGVFETWPEELSWVADQLTQLRSAGQVQNWSQIAVLCRRNADVAAFYAELTDRDVPAEIVGLGGLLQLPEITDVIATLTVLDDLTANAELIRLLTGPRWQIGPRDLALLGARARELATAERLATDADDLAAALDQAVAGVDPAEVVSLLDAVHDPGDAPFSAQARERLARFADELAQLRSNASEPVLDLTRRVIRTLGLEVELGADPDLARMGRRDQLAAFGEAVASYVDVDGDASLGGLLAWLRAEIETGTGLDQAVPSGADSVKLLTVHKAKGLEWDVVALPGLVDDVFPSDRVSGNWLRAAEVVPADLRGDAGSIPQLAEATKPAMADYAKELKSGQRRSEDRLAYVAVTRARRLLIGTAHHWRPQTKKPRRPSDYFAAIRAEAQTTNAVVVDTPPPEPGAVNPLDTGTAAVAWPAPLDPDKQRRRREAADAVRAVREQLAKGEQLESDEPLLLDLEARVSAWDADIDQLLTEARQNRRGVHSVAAPAGVSVTGLLTEHRDPQAQAAQLARPMPRQPSARARFGTRFHQWVERFVARRHHLQPALLEDDPDLLDELVDNAELARLAEKFATGRFADEVPTALEQPFSLLLGGRVVRGRIDAVYPGRGGHRWLLVDWKTSERDRAEPDQLALYRLAWAELTGTPIDEVEAAFYFIRSDRLVVQTGLPDRAGLEQRFSL, encoded by the coding sequence TTGCCTGAGCACCATGATCAGCCTGCCGGCGCGCAGCTGCGTTCGATCGGGCGTAGCCGGGCCAGGATCAGCGATCCCGAGGAGATCGGCCGCCTGCTCGGGATTCCCTTCTCCGACGAGCAATTGGCCGCGATCTGCGCTCCCCTGGAGCCGGGGGTGATCATCGCCGGGGCCGGCTCGGGCAAGACCACGGTGATGGCGGCCCGGGTGGTCTGGCTGGTCGGTACCGGTCAGGTGCGGCCGGAGCAGGTGCTGGGGCTGACCTTCACCAGGAAGGCCGCCGCCGAACTGTCCGCCCGGGTCCGCTCGGCACTGTCGGCCGCCGGTGTGGTCGACGTCGACGGTGTCGACGAGGCAGGTGAGCAGGTGATCATGACCTATGACGCCTTCGCCCAGCGGTTGATCGCCGAACACGGTCTGCGGATCGGGCAGGAGTCCGAGCCGGTGATGATCACCGGGGCGACCCGGTTCCGGTTGGCATCGCGGGTGGTGAGTGCGGCTGCCGGGCCGTTCGAATCGATCTCCAGACTGCGACCGCAGTCGGTGACCGAGCGGGTGCTGCGGCTCGACGGCGAGATGCAGTCGCATCTGCTCACCCTGTCCGAACTGGATCGGCATGCACGCGACTACGAGTTGGCGTTCGCCGAAGCCCCGCAGTACCGCAACAAACCGTATGCCGATGTGGCCAGGGCCCAGGCGGCATTGGCCGAGCGACTGGAACTGGCCAGCCTGGTCGGTGACTACCAGGAACTGAAGCGCCGCCGCGGTGTCGTCGAGTTCGCCGATCAGATGGCGATCGCCGCCCGTCTCGCCCGGGAGGTTCCGGCGGTCTCGGCGATCGTCCGCGACACCTACAAGGTGGTGCTGCTCGACGAGTACCAGGACACCTCGGCGGCCCAGGCGCTGTTGCTGCAGGGGTTGTTCTCCGGTACCGACACCAGCAGCGGCAAGGGCCACGCGGTGACCGCGGTGGGCGATCCGTTCCAGGCGATCTATGGCTGGCGCGGGGCGGCGGCGTCCAACATCATCGGGTTCGCCGACGACTTCCCGACCGCCACCGGCCGGCCCGCCCGGCGTTTCGACCTGACGATGAACCGCCGCAGCGGACACCGGATCCTGGCGGTCGCGAACACCCTGGCCACCCCGCTGCGCAACGACCCGCATGTGCAGACCGATCTGTCCGCGACTGCGCTGCGGGCCCCGGCCGAGACCGCTGCCGGGGAGGTCGTCGCCGGAGTCTTCGAGACCTGGCCCGAGGAGTTGTCCTGGGTGGCCGACCAGCTGACCCAGTTGCGGTCAGCCGGACAGGTGCAGAACTGGTCCCAGATCGCGGTGCTGTGCCGCCGCAATGCCGATGTCGCCGCCTTCTACGCAGAGCTGACCGATCGAGACGTGCCGGCCGAGATCGTCGGCCTGGGTGGGCTGCTGCAACTGCCCGAGATCACCGATGTGATCGCCACCTTGACCGTGCTCGACGACCTGACCGCCAATGCCGAACTGATCCGGTTGCTGACCGGTCCCCGCTGGCAGATCGGCCCCCGCGACCTGGCTCTGCTGGGCGCGCGGGCGCGTGAGCTCGCCACGGCCGAACGACTGGCCACCGACGCCGACGACCTGGCCGCAGCACTCGACCAGGCGGTCGCCGGAGTCGACCCCGCCGAGGTGGTGTCACTGTTGGACGCGGTGCACGACCCCGGTGACGCGCCGTTCTCGGCGCAGGCCAGGGAACGGCTGGCCCGGTTCGCCGACGAGTTGGCGCAGCTGCGGTCGAATGCCTCCGAGCCGGTGCTGGACCTGACCCGGCGGGTGATCCGGACCCTCGGACTGGAGGTCGAGCTGGGTGCCGATCCGGATCTGGCCCGGATGGGCCGCCGTGACCAACTGGCGGCCTTCGGCGAGGCGGTGGCCAGTTACGTCGACGTGGACGGCGATGCCTCGCTCGGTGGTCTACTGGCCTGGCTGCGGGCGGAGATCGAGACCGGCACCGGTCTGGACCAGGCCGTTCCCAGCGGTGCGGACTCGGTGAAGTTGCTGACGGTGCACAAGGCCAAGGGCCTGGAATGGGATGTGGTGGCGCTGCCGGGGCTGGTGGACGATGTGTTCCCCAGCGATCGGGTCAGTGGCAACTGGCTGCGGGCCGCCGAGGTGGTGCCGGCCGATCTGCGCGGTGACGCCGGTTCGATCCCGCAACTGGCGGAGGCGACGAAGCCGGCCATGGCCGATTACGCCAAGGAGCTGAAGAGTGGCCAGCGCAGGTCGGAGGACCGGCTGGCCTATGTCGCGGTGACCCGCGCGCGTCGGCTGCTGATCGGCACCGCCCATCACTGGCGGCCGCAGACGAAGAAACCGCGTCGCCCGTCGGACTACTTCGCCGCCATCAGGGCCGAGGCGCAGACGACGAACGCGGTGGTGGTCGACACCCCGCCACCGGAACCCGGTGCGGTCAACCCCCTGGACACCGGGACAGCTGCGGTGGCCTGGCCGGCACCGCTGGATCCGGACAAGCAGCGACGCCGGCGGGAGGCCGCCGACGCAGTCCGAGCGGTACGGGAGCAGCTGGCGAAGGGGGAGCAGCTCGAGTCCGATGAGCCGTTGCTGCTGGACCTGGAGGCTCGGGTGTCGGCCTGGGACGCCGACATCGATCAGTTGCTCACCGAGGCCCGGCAGAACCGACGGGGGGTGCACTCGGTGGCAGCGCCCGCCGGTGTTTCGGTGACCGGGTTGCTGACCGAGCACCGTGACCCACAGGCACAGGCGGCCCAGTTGGCGCGACCGATGCCGCGCCAACCCTCGGCCCGGGCGCGCTTCGGGACCAGGTTCCATCAGTGGGTGGAACGGTTCGTCGCTCGCCGCCATCACCTGCAGCCGGCGCTGTTGGAGGACGATCCGGATCTGCTCGACGAACTCGTCGACAATGCCGAGCTGGCCCGGCTGGCGGAGAAGTTCGCCACGGGTCGGTTCGCCGACGAAGTGCCGACGGCGCTGGAGCAACCCTTCAGCCTGCTTCTGGGCGGGCGCGTCGTCCGTGGTCGGATCGACGCGGTCTATCCGGGCCGGGGGGGCCATCGGTGGTTGCTGGTCGACTGGAAGACCAGTGAACGTGACCGTGCCGAACCCGACCAGCTGGCGCTGTACCGGCTCGCCTGGGCCGAACTCACCGGGACACCGATCGACGAGGTGGAGGCAGCGTTCTACTTCATCCGGTCCGACCGGCTGGTCGTGCAGACCGGGTTGCCGGATCGTGCCGGCCTGGAACAGCGGTTCTCCCTCTGA
- the nudC gene encoding NAD(+) diphosphatase — protein MNKWQEPSELDRVDAHRGNAEWVAGQWREPETRVLNVDETGRCFVNPDRTLRLVKPFGEFDPAEHYLLGTVEDRAVFVSNALSEGETATLREVLVDAAPIDRDLAAAGVGLLNWHRNGRFCPRDGSPTTVIRGGLARQCDLCGQEIFPRSDPAVIVAIVDENDRLLLAHQRIWAEGRVSVLAGFVEVGESFEQAVHREIGEEADVRLGELSYFGSQPWPFPQSIMIGFIARASSESIAVDGEEIEWANWYTRDELTRAVESGELILPGKASIAHRLIMAWWQTDGEIPENW, from the coding sequence GTGAACAAGTGGCAGGAACCGAGTGAGCTGGATCGAGTGGATGCGCACCGAGGCAATGCCGAGTGGGTCGCCGGACAGTGGCGCGAGCCCGAGACCCGGGTGCTGAATGTCGACGAGACCGGCCGCTGTTTCGTCAATCCCGACCGCACACTGCGTCTGGTCAAACCGTTCGGCGAGTTCGACCCCGCTGAGCATTACCTGCTCGGGACCGTGGAGGACCGGGCGGTCTTCGTCAGCAATGCACTGAGCGAGGGCGAGACCGCCACCTTGCGCGAGGTGCTGGTCGACGCGGCACCGATCGATCGCGATCTGGCAGCAGCAGGTGTCGGATTGCTCAACTGGCACCGCAACGGCCGGTTCTGCCCCCGCGACGGATCGCCCACCACGGTCATCCGTGGTGGTCTGGCCAGACAGTGCGATCTGTGTGGGCAGGAGATCTTCCCGCGCAGCGACCCGGCCGTGATCGTGGCCATCGTCGACGAGAACGATCGACTGTTGTTGGCCCACCAGCGCATTTGGGCAGAGGGTCGGGTCTCGGTCCTGGCCGGATTCGTCGAGGTCGGTGAATCCTTCGAACAGGCCGTGCACCGTGAGATCGGCGAGGAGGCCGACGTCCGGCTGGGTGAGCTGAGCTACTTCGGCTCGCAGCCCTGGCCATTCCCGCAGTCGATCATGATCGGTTTCATCGCCAGGGCGAGTTCGGAATCGATCGCCGTCGACGGCGAGGAGATCGAGTGGGCGAACTGGTACACCCGAGACGAGCTGACCCGGGCTGTCGAGAGCGGGGAGCTGATCCTGCCGGGGAAGGCAAGTATCGCCCACCGGTTGATCATGGCCTGGTGGCAGACCGACGGTGAGATTCCCGAGAACTGGTGA
- the recD gene encoding exodeoxyribonuclease V subunit alpha, with translation MISAETVLDATGLLAEFNTAGVLRAADVHTARRIAELAGETEESVILALALTVRALSGGSVCIDPLTVHADVFETDAADAPGQSAEQTLATEDLPWPQPQQWLTDLTSSRLVTVDAGGVGERPLRLVGGKLYLERYWRQEDQVRRELQQRWIGEPQQVSATALRAGLDQLFTGQGLPPGVPDQQRLAAAMSVLGRVTVISGGPGTGKTRTVARILALLHTLSPRPPRIALAAPTGKAAARLESSVRGEATGLAVLGQPWDRVGRDVLDRLQATTLHRLLGAGYQTNRMRHHATNPLPHDILVVDEMSMVPLTMMSRLLDAVRPDARLILVGDPDQLTSVEAGAVLADITRAQPAAPVGMAEQVAAAARRDPAEIVPGQVTLQHTWRFSGDSGIDRLAQAVRHGDADAALATLRSGAEGLLFTELDSPIADALATPQLQALRRRVIEAGRVLHEAARTPGEASTRRALEALDSHRVLCAHRGGPYGVSRWGRLIQSWLVEAIDGYGLDGDGEWYYGRPLMITRNDAEAGLYNGDTGVVVATPNGPRAAFARGTSIALHSPLQLDAAETVHAMTVHKSQGSQFRSLTLIVPPLDSPLLTRELFYTGVTRASDEVEVIGEAAAIVKAIQRPANRASGLRERL, from the coding sequence ATGATCAGTGCGGAGACGGTGCTGGATGCCACCGGTCTGCTGGCGGAGTTCAACACCGCCGGTGTCCTGCGGGCGGCCGATGTGCACACGGCCCGGCGGATCGCCGAACTCGCCGGGGAGACCGAGGAGTCGGTGATCCTGGCACTGGCCCTCACCGTACGAGCGCTGTCGGGTGGTTCGGTGTGCATCGACCCGTTGACGGTGCATGCCGATGTCTTCGAGACCGACGCCGCCGACGCGCCCGGCCAGTCCGCTGAACAGACCCTGGCCACCGAGGATCTCCCGTGGCCCCAACCGCAGCAATGGCTGACCGACCTGACGTCGTCGAGGCTGGTCACCGTCGACGCCGGCGGCGTGGGTGAGCGTCCGCTGCGGCTGGTCGGCGGCAAGCTCTACCTCGAACGTTACTGGCGGCAGGAGGATCAGGTCCGCCGTGAACTGCAGCAGCGCTGGATCGGCGAACCACAACAGGTTTCGGCCACGGCACTGCGGGCAGGGCTGGACCAGCTCTTCACCGGTCAGGGCCTGCCCCCGGGTGTTCCCGATCAGCAACGGCTGGCCGCGGCGATGAGTGTGCTGGGCAGGGTGACGGTGATCAGCGGTGGCCCAGGTACGGGAAAGACCCGCACCGTCGCCCGGATCCTCGCGCTGTTGCACACACTGAGCCCGCGTCCGCCACGGATCGCGCTGGCTGCACCGACCGGCAAGGCCGCAGCCCGGCTGGAATCCTCGGTCCGCGGGGAGGCAACCGGCCTGGCGGTGCTGGGCCAACCCTGGGACCGGGTCGGCAGGGATGTGCTCGACCGGTTGCAGGCGACCACCCTGCACCGTCTGTTGGGCGCGGGTTACCAGACCAACCGGATGCGTCACCATGCGACCAACCCGCTGCCACACGACATCCTGGTCGTCGACGAGATGTCGATGGTCCCCTTGACGATGATGAGCCGACTGCTCGACGCCGTCCGTCCCGACGCCCGGTTGATCCTGGTGGGTGACCCGGATCAGCTGACCTCGGTGGAGGCAGGTGCGGTGCTGGCAGACATCACCCGTGCCCAACCGGCGGCGCCGGTGGGGATGGCCGAGCAGGTCGCGGCGGCGGCCAGACGGGATCCCGCCGAGATCGTTCCCGGTCAGGTGACCCTGCAACACACCTGGCGGTTCTCCGGTGACAGCGGGATCGACCGACTGGCCCAGGCCGTGCGGCATGGCGATGCCGATGCCGCGTTGGCCACGTTGCGTTCGGGGGCCGAGGGTCTGCTCTTCACCGAGCTCGACTCCCCGATCGCCGATGCCTTGGCCACACCGCAGTTGCAGGCACTGCGGCGCCGGGTGATCGAGGCCGGACGCGTCCTGCACGAGGCAGCCCGCACACCGGGTGAGGCCTCGACGAGAAGGGCACTCGAGGCGTTGGACAGTCACCGGGTGCTGTGTGCCCACCGCGGCGGACCCTACGGTGTCAGCCGGTGGGGACGGCTGATCCAGAGCTGGTTGGTGGAGGCGATCGACGGCTACGGGTTGGACGGTGACGGCGAGTGGTACTACGGGCGCCCGCTGATGATCACCCGCAACGATGCCGAGGCCGGTCTGTACAACGGTGACACCGGAGTGGTCGTGGCGACCCCGAACGGTCCGCGCGCCGCTTTCGCCCGCGGGACCTCGATCGCGCTCCACTCACCGCTGCAACTGGACGCGGCCGAGACGGTCCATGCGATGACCGTGCACAAATCCCAGGGCAGCCAGTTCCGGTCGCTGACCTTGATCGTTCCGCCGCTGGACTCACCGCTGCTGACCCGGGAGTTGTTCTACACCGGCGTCACCCGCGCCAGCGACGAGGTGGAGGTCATCGGTGAAGCCGCAGCGATCGTGAAGGCGATCCAACGGCCTGCGAACCGGGCCTCCGGCCTGCGCGAGCGCCTCTGA
- a CDS encoding UvrD-helicase domain-containing protein, which yields MTVPLSSVDGPLPARTPITQFDPLGELPRGTVILEASAGTGKTWTIAALAARYVADGLGLDQLMMITFTRQATQELRNRIRDRLLRSARHLRDVLTTGGRTCDDPIDALLASGPRAQVELRLQRLTRALTDFDAATISTTHEFCQRMLAGLGVLVDHSADDTLVEDLSDRAREVAADFYLRAYADASPEFDYRTAIQLAEEVVAHPDAVIRPDDDSARSRFAKAVRNEVEKRKRQLGLYTFHDQQQRLADALANPAAQQRLSDQFPVVLVDEFQDTDQVQWQILRTAFHRRSTLILIGDPKQAIYGFRGADVHSYLRAVGETEQVATLGINRRSDARLVTALGELLGGAELGDRRIRVHPVEAAHTRSRLEVSHPLLLRVRPDDGDHWATTLQSDIDADLVHQVRQLLAEAPKLTEERDGEQVVRPLRAGDLAVLTQTNWLADSITDSLASAGVPVVRVGAGSVYLGEEAKDWLALLRALAKPRPQPIRRATLTSFIGWTLPELAAADESALAQVSQRIRRWKRLVDNHGIAALSEAVAADGVAERLLRTAGGSRRWTDLRHIGQELHAVQRARQLGLAGLIEWLAEQMDTSSKTVDERARRLDTDEDAVQVMTLHSAKGLEFPVVLLPDLWRAPGNRSAGPQTRNAADGQRILDISGSADADADRASREDSLRRTYVALTRASRLAIAWWAWNDKVSPQAPLHRLLQRPAQVAVPPVAAARGVDPHTAAGFTTSTIDPQPQVIPPDPAVPGGSRLRARRFDREIDQAWRRTSYSGLTAAAHDAPHPGAVIPPPSVTVAGSEPLGPLSDEPETGSDPDLLVLDSPPSEAPGSSAPGSDASEIDSPGLDTAGLDSLRPDPAAGGTAPEDPRTGVGTPDLGLVSPMSGMVAGTSFGTLVHEILERVDTRAEDLAAEVRAEVNTRLRRLPLDGVDPDHLAQALVTVLRTPLGPMTGGRSLADFAPADRLPELDFEYPLGGGDRPTTSAVIADIAALLRDHLPDTDPLVDYPGHLANPLLAEEPLRGWLTGSIDAVLRAPVNGPDQRHFVVDYKTNWLGGPVGEVLTIGSYVPKAMAQAMMAAHYPLQALLYCVALHRFLRWRLPDYRPDDHLGGVLYLFVRGMAGPQTPVIDGTPCGVFAWQPPTQLIIDLSDLLHGGESGWIGQVGP from the coding sequence AGCGGTCCACGTGCGCAGGTCGAGTTGCGATTGCAGCGCCTGACCCGTGCCCTGACCGATTTCGACGCCGCGACCATCAGCACCACCCACGAGTTCTGCCAGCGGATGCTGGCCGGTCTCGGGGTGCTGGTCGACCACTCCGCCGACGACACCCTGGTCGAGGACCTGTCCGATCGAGCTCGCGAGGTGGCCGCCGACTTCTATCTGCGCGCCTACGCAGACGCCTCCCCCGAGTTCGACTACCGGACCGCGATCCAGCTCGCCGAAGAGGTGGTGGCCCACCCCGATGCCGTGATCCGTCCCGATGACGATTCGGCCCGCAGTCGATTCGCCAAGGCGGTCCGCAACGAGGTGGAGAAGCGGAAACGTCAGCTCGGGCTCTACACCTTCCATGATCAACAGCAACGCCTGGCCGACGCTTTGGCCAACCCCGCTGCGCAGCAGCGCCTGTCGGATCAGTTCCCGGTGGTGCTGGTCGACGAGTTCCAGGACACCGATCAGGTGCAATGGCAGATCCTGCGCACCGCCTTCCACCGAAGGTCCACCCTGATCCTGATCGGTGATCCGAAGCAGGCCATCTACGGCTTTCGCGGGGCCGATGTGCACAGCTATCTGCGGGCGGTGGGCGAAACCGAACAGGTCGCCACCTTGGGCATCAACCGACGTTCCGATGCCCGCCTGGTGACAGCCCTGGGCGAGCTTCTCGGCGGTGCCGAGCTGGGTGATCGGCGGATCCGGGTTCACCCGGTCGAGGCGGCGCACACCCGGTCCCGGTTGGAGGTCTCCCATCCGCTGCTGCTCCGGGTACGCCCCGACGACGGTGACCACTGGGCTACCACCTTGCAAAGTGACATCGACGCCGATCTGGTGCACCAGGTACGCCAGCTGCTCGCCGAGGCGCCGAAGCTCACCGAAGAGCGCGACGGGGAGCAGGTGGTGCGTCCGTTGCGGGCCGGTGATCTCGCGGTGCTGACCCAGACCAACTGGCTCGCCGACAGCATCACCGACTCCCTGGCCTCGGCGGGGGTCCCGGTGGTGCGGGTCGGTGCCGGCAGCGTCTACCTGGGCGAGGAGGCCAAGGACTGGTTGGCACTGCTGCGGGCACTCGCCAAGCCACGGCCGCAACCGATCCGTCGGGCCACCCTGACGAGCTTCATCGGCTGGACCCTGCCGGAGCTGGCCGCCGCCGATGAGTCCGCCCTGGCGCAGGTCAGCCAACGGATCCGGCGCTGGAAACGCCTGGTCGACAATCACGGGATCGCCGCCCTCTCCGAGGCCGTGGCCGCCGACGGTGTCGCCGAGCGGTTGCTGCGAACCGCCGGCGGATCCCGCAGGTGGACCGACCTGCGCCACATCGGCCAGGAACTGCATGCGGTGCAGCGTGCGCGCCAGCTCGGGTTGGCCGGTCTGATCGAGTGGCTGGCCGAGCAGATGGACACCTCCTCGAAGACTGTGGACGAGCGCGCGCGCCGACTCGACACCGATGAGGACGCGGTGCAGGTGATGACCCTGCATTCGGCCAAGGGGCTGGAGTTCCCGGTGGTGCTGCTGCCCGACCTGTGGCGTGCTCCGGGCAACCGGTCGGCGGGTCCGCAGACCCGCAATGCCGCCGACGGTCAGCGGATCCTCGACATCTCCGGTTCCGCCGATGCCGATGCCGATCGGGCCAGTCGGGAGGACTCCCTGCGCCGGACCTATGTGGCGCTCACCCGGGCCAGTCGGCTCGCCATCGCCTGGTGGGCATGGAACGACAAGGTCTCACCGCAAGCACCGCTGCACCGGCTGTTGCAGCGGCCGGCGCAGGTGGCCGTCCCGCCGGTGGCAGCAGCCCGGGGGGTCGATCCGCACACGGCAGCCGGGTTCACGACCAGCACCATCGACCCGCAGCCGCAGGTGATTCCCCCCGACCCCGCCGTACCCGGTGGCTCGCGGCTGCGGGCGCGCCGATTCGACCGGGAGATCGACCAGGCGTGGCGGCGAACCTCCTATTCCGGGCTGACCGCGGCCGCCCACGATGCACCTCACCCGGGTGCGGTGATCCCACCGCCGTCGGTGACCGTCGCCGGCAGTGAACCCCTGGGACCGCTCAGCGACGAACCCGAGACCGGCAGTGATCCGGATCTGCTCGTGCTCGATTCACCCCCGAGCGAGGCGCCCGGGTCCAGTGCGCCCGGGTCCGACGCATCCGAGATCGACTCACCCGGGCTCGACACAGCCGGGCTCGACTCCCTCCGGCCCGATCCCGCAGCCGGCGGAACGGCACCCGAGGATCCGCGGACCGGCGTGGGAACACCGGATCTGGGACTGGTGTCGCCGATGAGCGGGATGGTCGCCGGCACCTCCTTCGGCACCCTGGTCCACGAGATCCTGGAGCGGGTGGACACCCGGGCCGAGGACCTCGCCGCGGAGGTACGCGCGGAGGTGAACACCCGCTTGCGCCGGCTCCCGCTCGACGGGGTGGACCCCGATCATCTGGCACAGGCCCTGGTGACGGTTCTGCGGACCCCACTCGGACCGATGACCGGTGGTCGCAGCCTGGCCGACTTCGCACCCGCCGACCGTCTGCCCGAGCTGGACTTCGAATACCCGCTCGGCGGTGGTGACCGGCCGACGACCTCGGCGGTGATCGCCGACATCGCCGCCCTGCTACGTGATCACCTGCCGGACACCGACCCACTGGTCGACTACCCCGGCCACCTGGCGAATCCGTTGCTGGCCGAGGAGCCCCTGCGCGGCTGGTTGACCGGTTCGATCGATGCGGTGTTGCGGGCCCCGGTGAACGGTCCGGATCAACGCCACTTCGTGGTCGACTACAAGACGAACTGGCTGGGCGGCCCGGTGGGTGAGGTGCTGACCATCGGCAGCTACGTGCCGAAGGCGATGGCACAGGCGATGATGGCGGCGCACTACCCGCTTCAGGCGCTGCTCTACTGCGTCGCCCTGCATCGCTTCCTTCGCTGGCGGTTGCCGGACTATCGACCCGATGATCATCTGGGTGGCGTGCTCTACCTGTTCGTCCGGGGAATGGCCGGTCCGCAGACCCCGGTGATCGACGGCACCCCCTGCGGTGTGTTCGCCTGGCAACCGCCGACCCAGTTGATCATCGACCTCTCCGACCTCCTGCACGGCGGGGAGAGCGGATGGATCGGTCAGGTGGGACCATGA